One Lagenorhynchus albirostris chromosome 7, mLagAlb1.1, whole genome shotgun sequence genomic window, GTCAGAAAGAGTCCTTGGTCTCACTCACACAGCTGTTTTCAAGGCACTTCTGTCATTCTGTCAAGGTCAGTTAAGTGGtagtggcaggggaggggagggacttcAAAAGTTCATCTTCAACCACAATGAACAGCTGGGTTGCTGTGCTGTTGCAAAATGACAAGTACCCTTAACAGATGAGCATTTCAAAAATCAGCCCTTAGAACCTTCCAGATCCCCCAAGTCCACAGGTGCAAATGTGCAAACCCTGAAGAGGTCTTCAAAGTGCTTGGAAAGGCCAGGCCCCGAGTTCCCTGGGTTCCCAGCCGCGTCTCACCCCAACTGGATAAGTGTTCAGTGAAAATCCAGCCGTGACTGCACAGTTTTGCAGCCCTTGTCTGAATAGATTTTCTCGTCTTTAGGGAAAAACGTCATTTCCTCTGCCACTCTGGTGACGACATCTTCGTCGATGGCAGAGCCGCGGGCCTTCATTTCTGCCCGCACGCACATCTTCACGTGGCTATACTCCAGGGGCAGGAAGGGGATGAAGTAGTCGATGAGGTTTCTGTCTATCAGTCCGCTGTGCCACAGGCCACCTGGGAAACAAGGCACAGCTGGGTCTCTCGCCTGTTACTGTCCCTGTCACCCGGCCAAGCTCGCTGCTCTAACAGGGCCCAGCACATTCTTCACGTCTCTAGCCCCCAAGATGCTCTTTCGGTCAAGCCTCATGTAAGGATCGGTTGGCTACCCCTGCTAACTAGCTTGTAGAATAGAATGCCCTCCGAAAAAGTCCCTACTTCAACCAAGGCACGGAGGCGAGCGGATGCTGTGGTTTCGTGAAAGGCTTAAAGAGACACGCGGTGACTGCGGGCAGGGGGAGGGCTCCTCGCCAGGGGCACTCACTGTGTTTGTTATTGAAGACTCCGACAGACAGCGCGGGCTCCAGGTCCTTAAGCTGGATgccttccctccttttccctgCCCGCCAAAAGTCAAGGGCCGTCTTAGTTATGAGGTCCCCGCCTGCATTGCTGAGTTTGCCaaagaaacaaagattaaaaTCACACGTTAAGACTTCTCTGTCTATGACATATAGACACGACTatacatgaaatagataactaataagaacctactgtatagcacaggagctctactcaatactctgtaatgacctatacgggaaaagaatctaaaaaagaggggatatatgtatacgtaaaactgattcactttgctatacagcagaaactaacacaacgttgtaaatcaactatactccaataaaaattagctAAAAAAAAGACTTCTCTCTCTAATCAGGAAACATACCTGCTctaagtttattctttttttttcagtttctatgcagctttttttttttttaatgtggaccatttttaaagtctttattgaatttgttacaatactgcttctgttttcttatgttttggtgttttggccacgaggcatgtgggatcttagctctccgatcagggatcgaacccgcaccccgtgcattggaaggtgaaatcttaaccactggaccgccagggaggtccctatacAGCTTGTTTCAAAGtcaaatatagggcttccctggtggcgcagtggttgagagtccgcctgccaatgcaggggacgcgcgttcgtgccccagtccgggaagatcccacatgccgcggagcggctgggcccgtgagccgcggccgcggagcctgcgcgtctggagcctgtgctctgcaacgggagaggcctcaacagtgagaggcctgcgtaccgcaaaacaaaaaaaaaagtcaactataTAAGCCAGTCTATATGTATTAAAGGGTTGTAATGACGTCTTACAAATGTCACATATCAGGAAACACTGAGTTTTCTAATATGGAATCAGATTGTGATATTTCTCTAAGGTTTATTCTCAACCAAGGAATATTTACTAAGTGCTACTagacaaaaaaaaatagcacCTGCCCTTAGGAACTGAAAATCTTTTTCAGAACTCGGCATGTCATGctacaacttttcttttttttttaatatatatttatttttggttgcgttgggtcttcgttgctgtgcgtgggcttctcattgcggtggcttctcttgttgcggagcatgggctctaggcgcacgggcttcagtagctgtggttcgaaggctctagagcacaggctcagtagttgtggcttcagtagctgtggttcgaaggctctagggcacaggctcagtagttgtggcttcagtagctgtggttcgaaggctctagggcacaggctcagtagttgtggcgcacgggcttagttgctccgcggcatgtggggtcttcccggaccagggctcgaatccgtgtcccctgcattggcaggtggattcttaaccactgcgccaccagggaagcccgctaccACTTTTTATAACCCTCAGAGGCAACATGAGCAAGTAATGAAATTACCTGTTATCTACTATTTCCTTCATTCgtttcccccttcccctgccctgtgCCGTGCTGACACCAGCAACCCCAAAGTAAAAGAAGTCCGTAAGTCACTTTTGCCAGGCTGGCACTTTTGTCCCTGGGACCTGCTGAGGTTGCCGGGACCTCCTTCTAGCCCGGGCGGAATGAAGGGCTGTGTGCCCTCGGAGAAACACCTCCCACTGACCTGAGGAAGATGAAGATGGCCTTCCGGTAAGACACACCGTCAATCTGCTCGTAGTAATCTAGGAATGGCTTGATTGCGTCAATGACCCCCGGGTGCAACTTATCCATCTCGTCAAATATGAACACGGAGCTCGCACATGCACTCACGTTACCCCGAATCCACCTCTGTAACTGGTCCTAGACCAACCATAAGAGAAGAAATAGGATGCAGGGACTCAAAAGATATGTCCGGGGGAGCAGAAGCGCTCCACTGTGCCTCATACTCAGGAAGGTGAAAAATCAGAGCTCTCTGGGGTTTAACAAAGAAAAATCGCACCCTAACCTCCACTCACTGTCTGAGAGCTTTTCCAAAACTTCATCTATAAGAAGTGGAAACCGGCAGAGAGATAGGTGCTAAAATGCAAATAAGTGTTTTCCTAACTCAAATGACGTGCCAAATGTGACTTCTTAAAGGTATCGGGGTCTAAGATACATGAATATTGATCATTTCACTGTTAACCAACCCGTAATTTTCATCTCCCTGTGGCTGGGGATCTCACGTTAATTTTACCAGACATACTGAGGCATAAGAAACTAGGCTAAGACCGCCACAGCATCCCGAGACCAGTGCCTTTTACTGGTGCAGTGAACAAAGGTGCTGACCTAGATGACATTTCACGAAAAGCGTTTCTTCCTGTATTTCTAGGGATTTATGACAGAATTTGGTAAATAAGAAAATCATTCTCTCTTTTTGGTAGTCTTCCCTGTCTTACAGTTTATGGGGCAAATATCCACTTTCACTTCCTCTTTCAGTTTCTATTCCTTATTTCAGTCCTCACCTAACAGTAGGAATGCGAACTTTCACAAGGACGTCCATTTAGATGAGAGCCCTACTGGATGACTTAACATAGCAACGCCAAGAATGTGGGCCAAGCTGACGCTGCATCACAGGAGCAGCCTTAAATGAAGTCGTGTCCAAGCGAATCGTGTGACCTGCTCCACTTAACCAAGGGCTGTGATGGGGATACTGAACATACTCACTGCGCAACACAGCTACCCTGCAGACTGGGAGTCAGGAGATTTGGGTCCCAGTTTCTGATTTGCACGAAAATTCTAAGGAGCGAGTCGCCTTGCCGCTCTTGCCTCCATCTTTTAATGGAAATAACATCACCTACCCAGCTGTATTATTTTGGAATCAGCGAGAAAAAAAAGTTGCAGGAGAGTTCTGCAAATGGCAAAGGGTTGCCAGGGTGGGGGAAGTGTGCAGGGGCCTGGGGCTACCGGAGTGCAAAGGAAAGAAGCAGAGGCCGGAGTCAGGGAGCAGGTCGCCCGGATGGGTCCGAGAGGCCAGGGGATGGGATAACAGAATTCCTTGCCTGGTACAGTTTTATGTGCTGCTCGTGAGGGAAGTGCA contains:
- the LOC132523282 gene encoding torsin-1B, which translates into the protein MHPAGLFWVAAALRLLLAAHVAAAFEPISLGIAVGAASALTGYLSYRDLYCRFAECCREQPLNASALKLNLEEKLFGQHLATEVILKALTGFKNNKNPKKPLTLSLHGWAGTGKNFVSQIVAENLHPKGLKSNFVHLFVSTLHFPHEQHIKLYQDQLQRWIRGNVSACASSVFIFDEMDKLHPGVIDAIKPFLDYYEQIDGVSYRKAIFIFLSNAGGDLITKTALDFWRAGKRREGIQLKDLEPALSVGVFNNKHSGLWHSGLIDRNLIDYFIPFLPLEYSHVKMCVRAEMKARGSAIDEDVVTRVAEEMTFFPKDEKIYSDKGCKTVQSRLDFH